GAAAGATAAGAGGGATGGATGTCATATTTAGTTCTGGCGCGAAAATATAGACCGCAAACTTTTGACGAAGTTTACGCACAAGATCATATCACACAGATTTTGAAAAACACGATCGAACTCGATAGAACTGCTCAAGCATATTTATTTACCGGACCACGAGGAGTCGGGAAAACCTCTTTAGCGAGGATTTTCTCCAAAAGTCTGAATTGTCTAAATGGAGGACCAACAGTTAGTCCCTGTAATGAATGTACGAATTGTAAGGAAATCACAGACGGAATTTCAGCAGATGTGATTGAGATCGACGGAGCTTCCAATACCGGTGTTGATGATATTCGGGATTTGCAGAAAGAATTAATGTATTCACCTTCTAACTCTAATTTTAAGATCTATATCATCGATGAAGTTCACATGCTCTCCAAAAATGCTTTTAATGCTCTTCTGAAAACCCTGGAAGAACCTCCGGAAAAAGTTATTTTCATTTTTGCTACCACGGAACCGCATAAAGTTCTGCCAACTATAATTTCCCGCTGTCAGCGTTTCGATTTCAGGAGAATTCCAATTCCTTCGATATTAGAAAGGTTGAAGAAAATTTGTGAAACAGAAAAAGTAAAAATCGATGAAAAGGCATTGTATGTCATCGCAAAAAAGGCAGACGGCAGTATGAGAGATTCACTATCTTTGATGGACCAGGTTTTGGCTTATGGAAAAGGTAAAATATCACTTTCGGATATTCTCTCGATTTTCGGGATAGTTCATTCTGAAATCTATCAAAAGATAATTGCTTCGATTTCCGAAAAAAAGACAATCGTGATGGTGAAATTGTTCCAGCAAATTCTGGAAAAAGGGAATGATATCCAGGAATTTATCAATGGATTACTGGATTATATCAGGAATGTATTATTTATTAAGATAGGTTTGGATGTTCCTGAAATTCCTGACTCTGAGAAAAAAATACTCAAAGATTTAGGTAAAAGTTTTGAAGAAAATGATCTTTTGTATCTGATCTCATTATTGATAAAAACAAAAACCGATATTAAGACAAGTAATAATCCAATTTTAATATCAGAAATGGCTTTTATTAAAATGGCAAAAATCTCTGAAATGAAGTCTATCGAAGAAATTGTCAGTTCCATTTCCAGTACTGATAATCAACAGGAATTGCCTTTGAAATCTGTTCCTTCTTTGAAAAGATCAGAAAAAAAACTGCATAAAAAAACTGAGAAAGTAATAAAGGAAATTACCAGGGAAGTTAAGCAGGAAAAACCTAAACTGAAAAATATTACGATAGATGATTATAAAAAAGATAAAGAAATAATTCTAAATAAACTCAAAAAAGAAAAACCAATTGCTGCAACTTATTTGAATAATTGTATGATAGACCATATTTCTAATAATTTTATTCATTATGATGTAGGTAGTTCTACTGCTTATAAGATTTTAGATGATGAAAAAAATATAATTTCCGCTATTATTTCCGAACATTTCAATCTCAAAATAAAAATTGATTTCACTTTGAAAAAAGTTAAAAAAGAAAAAGTAATAACTAATCCAACGATCGAAGATATCCGCAGAGAATCACCAAAATTAGCAGAATTTATTGAGATTACAGATTCAATCATTTCTTAATTAATGATCTTTATTATATTAAGTTTTATTTACGCGATTGTTGTTTTATCTTTTTGTTTTGGAATTTTATTTCTGAAGCAGGGTAAGAACAATAATCTTAATAAGTTTTCTATCATTATTGCAGCTCGCAATGAAGAGAAAAATCTTCCTCAATTACTGGAAAATTTAGTCGATCAGAATTATCCGC
Above is a genomic segment from Candidatus Cloacimonadota bacterium containing:
- the dnaX gene encoding DNA polymerase III subunit gamma/tau; the encoded protein is MSYLVLARKYRPQTFDEVYAQDHITQILKNTIELDRTAQAYLFTGPRGVGKTSLARIFSKSLNCLNGGPTVSPCNECTNCKEITDGISADVIEIDGASNTGVDDIRDLQKELMYSPSNSNFKIYIIDEVHMLSKNAFNALLKTLEEPPEKVIFIFATTEPHKVLPTIISRCQRFDFRRIPIPSILERLKKICETEKVKIDEKALYVIAKKADGSMRDSLSLMDQVLAYGKGKISLSDILSIFGIVHSEIYQKIIASISEKKTIVMVKLFQQILEKGNDIQEFINGLLDYIRNVLFIKIGLDVPEIPDSEKKILKDLGKSFEENDLLYLISLLIKTKTDIKTSNNPILISEMAFIKMAKISEMKSIEEIVSSISSTDNQQELPLKSVPSLKRSEKKLHKKTEKVIKEITREVKQEKPKLKNITIDDYKKDKEIILNKLKKEKPIAATYLNNCMIDHISNNFIHYDVGSSTAYKILDDEKNIISAIISEHFNLKIKIDFTLKKVKKEKVITNPTIEDIRRESPKLAEFIEITDSIIS